The nucleotide window TCgattagataaataaataaataataataaataaatattataggacaattttacacagatcaacctagtcccacagtaagctcaataaggcttgtgttgtgggtatatAATActcatatacatagaaaacgatatactagacgacgatatatataatacttatatacatagaaaacattcataactcaggaacaaatgtttgtgatgaacacacaaataaatgcccttaccaggattcgaacccgggacctcctgcttcgtaggcaggaccgactaggctaggaggccgttaagaTTTTTTactatcatttatttattgttaagtcgcgtataagtacctaaatatcatCACAATTATTGCACAAACTTTTATGTAAATAAGATCCTGGCAGAATATCAGCGATGTGGCTTGCCGCATCATCATGTTGAGCCAGCGCTAATTCTCTGCCACGACACAAAAAACATAAAAGACAAGGACATAACGTCCATTTGTTTTTTTGTGTTCATATCGTGtaatattatgtttttcttttaatttaagcTGCATGCCAATGTTTAATAAATCTCTTTGTAATGACCATGTATGTAGTGGAAATTAATAAAGTGTTTATCTACCTATCTAAATAATAATGCgtaaaaaccgtttttttaatattgttgaTTCGACTGACTGTACCTTTTTGACACATTCAGTATGCTATGTAGTATCCTAAGTATctgtttttacattttaaactttatttccAATAAAGTTGATAATTCATGAACAATCACTATAGTTGTGACCCTTCTGAGTTGTAAAATAAAACACTATATTAAAACGACATATTATTAAtaggtttaaactttaatgtGACTGATACATAAagaacggcattaaaatacgtgTGTGGGATTATGAAACGGGCTTAAAGCGAGTTTCATAGAATCATCACACAAGTGTTCATATCAACAAAATGGTTCTAAAGAAATTCGGCATAACCTCCGTGACATTGGCTCTTGTGTGTGATatctttattaataataatcatcatCGTCGTCACCGCCATCTTCCGCATACGAGTCTCCATCGTACTCGGGCGCTGAATAACCGCCATCATCATAATTCTCCGGAGCTGAATTATCACCTTCATCGTAATTTTCAGGACCTGAGTTCTCACCATCGTAATTCTCTGGTTCTGTATTGTCACCCTCATCATAATTCTCAGGTGCTGAAACCTCGCCTTCATCATAATTCTCAGGTGCTGAAATCTCGCCTTCATCATAATTCTCTGGTGATGAATTCTCTCCCTCATCATAATTCTCCGGCCCTGAATTCTCGCCTTCATCATAATTCTCTGGTTCTCCTTCATCGTAATTTTCCGACGCCGATTCTTCAACTCCATTGTATTCCGGATCATTCTCGTCCTGAAATTAAGTATGATTTTTATTGGAAGAGAAAAATTGCCTTTTTAACCCTTAACGTCTATGGGACCTTAGTTCTTAAACGgatgaaccgatttggatgccattttttttaaactgaaaGTAGATTTTCTAGTTGTTTTATCAAAATGACCCGGgtgttaaccctttaccaggctaagggatatatatttcccacatacggcatttcaaacatgtgttctattttcgatgagtaagactgacattcgattgtaatttttgaactgtcagcctgtTAAAGGGTTAATAAGTTATACCgggaataattaaaatattctaaGAGCAGTAAAATATCATTTTGTTTTGTCTCTGAAGGTGACTCTGAGGGTAAATATGTGGGTCATACCATAGAGaagaaaatacatagagtgctcactccatacatcagtattAGTACgtaaacgactattattttcgtagtcgacatctagcatcgagtagcggaattagcAGTACTGCtatttgacaatagatgttccgacggccgaaaagtctaatgctcaacaattttcagctaatattataaccgctttatattaaccggaactctattttcaactccttctgctttttacccgactacggcaacgcaaaaggtgggttatgataatatatgttgtaaattgttgttcaatacaagaCACtcgagaattctagtatcaagtagcggtactgataattccgctactcgatgctagatgtctaTTGCGAAAATAATAATCGTattggtatcaaaactgatgtatggagtgagtaattttaataacaatacttccgtgagacacagacatattaaatatattaaaaacgggtcactcacgtactaagtcgaaaaacgctcgacatgtttcactccgtaccgagtagtgtcatcaggagcttgcgtttacggtaacggaccggcgcagactgcgggaCGCAGCCCCCCGCGCCCAAACGCgcatacgtgagtgacccgtttttaatatatttaatatggagTGAGTAGgtactctattcttactatatttctctatggtcatactgaacaaatTTTACTATGGAGCCAACCTCGAGCTCGCGAATAATAATCCGCTTTTCGTGATATTTTTGCGTTTAGAGGTTTGCTCCTTAGTACGAGTCCCCCTCAAAAGGCCCTGAACAAAACTGTCTAATTTTAACATCACCTtatcatagagtaatataagtaaagcaagagtgataactccatacatcagttttcttgccaaaacgcgagttatttcgtagtcgacatctaacgtcaagtagtggaattatcagtaccgctacttgacaccagatgtcacaaaTGTCGCTACTGATGAAAAatgtactgctaaaacaatttacaactaatattataagcagaaggagttgaaaatagagttccggttaatccggttataaaattagctgaaaattgttgagcattagagttttcgttcgtCGCGGCATCTATTGTCGACTAGCAGTGTATCAGTATacattccgctacttgacgctagatgtcgactacgaaataactcgcgttttggcaagaaaactgatgtatggagttatcactctttctttacttatattactataTATGGTAATAACGTACATGATCTTCGTTGTCTGTCGGAGAATTCTCGCCTTCATCATAATTCTCGTCATCGTGGCCGCCGTTCTCCGAGGTGCCCTCTtgctcttcttcttcctcgttttCCGGCGCTGGAGAATTTAAACACATGTTCAATTTTATCaaataggtactattatttctaacgtattctggcaaataaacatttctatttctaacattgattttattttaatacaattgtAGTACCAGTCAGTAGTTTTAAGGGGTCATAGCTGAGGTATTTTAGAACATTTTTAGACgcaaaaagtttatttatttttgtggtcaatacaaattaaaatgccGCTATTTTGGATTTGTGCCAGCCAAGGTTACAGAATATATGTTTCGTTTCGTACAATATACATTAGACATCGAACACGTATCATGGTAatattaacccttttccaggccgcaccaatctacaaggttttcccgaaaaatccaaatatattccaattattccagctttgatgattcatttgaaaACAACTCAAgtttcccgaaagtgcaatctaatttgaatcttaaatcggaatgctaaagttgaaatttagtggcgcgtatgtggtcgataaatcgtactatgcctggaaaagggttgaAGCAAACTATCAAATTttgggtacctacatatttagtaaaaaaaaaccggaagatatttttttttaaatatcaaaaCTCGTCAAATATGACGAAAATAGTTCTAAAAAATGGGCTGCGAAGCCCCGTCTTGGGTGGTTATATTTAAGACCCCTTTTTTATGTCGTTTTAAGTTCAACATACATAACCCAAATACCATAACGGTAAGGAGTGTAAAAATAACCACGAGAATTCTTACCTTCATCGTAAATCTCCTCATTTTCACGATCACTTTCCCCCGAGTATCTTTCATAGTTCTCTTCATTCTCGCCATAATTCTCGGGCACATCATACTCCGATTCTCCATTCTCGTCGCGACCCGAGAACACATCAGAGTCATCAAAGCCAGAAGGCTCCGAGTCCGTGTCCATGGGTACGAGCATGTCGGAATCCGGCTCGAGCGAAGATTCTCGGCCGTGGTAGCTCGATTCAGAGTTCGAGTTCTCGGCTTGCAAGAAATCACGGATAAAGCTCGGGTCAAAGAGGTAGTTATGGCTTTCGCTGAAAGTTAAATAAATTGTctattagcacagaataaataatagtactaggtacagaagactcactctctaacaaaacgcgtctgttacgatcgggacagatatggccgctaggtggcgacagcgccacgcgcggcttatggcttgccaccaaaattggtgtggaacggatgtacttttagctacctgtagcaaagccacgaaatcgcggagtgagccacgcctgctattaGGTAGTGAGAAGATAACTTACTATACCCATTCTTAACTTCTAGAAAAAAATCACATAATATGTGGCATTTGTAAAGGTATTTACACAGCATCAATTATTATCAAATTAAATACGTTAGTTTTATTAAGCATTTCATACAGATTACAATGGTCCCTTACAccatacattttaaattaataactcGGGAGTAATCGTAAATTAAAGTTCCATTTCGAGCCATGTAACTTGTATGAAATGTTAAAGACGCTATCCTTCATTAGTTCCAATTTTCACCACAGCATGCGCTGCGATCGCTTTACCTTACCCCCACCATGCACTACGCACGTAGTCAATacggtaataaaattattaacacgCGGCTTTGCTTAAATTATACTTATGTATTCTGAGGAACTAGGTACACGGTACCTagcaccaggcgtggctcactccgcgatttcgtcgctttgctacaggtagctaaaagtacatccgttccacaccaattttggtggctagccataaccgcgcgtggcgctgtcgccacctagcggccatatctgtcctgatcgtaaccttctgtacctatagttcgttttttttagcattagaaataaggtaaacaatctcgatgtgtcttttaattgaaaaacacgttttaaaataagttacggcaaatatgtaacaattatgaatctaatacgatggTTTatgttcttctgctttcataagtaatagttactgatttttaaaaagcgtttttcaattaaaagacatgtcaagatcgcttaccttctttcaagttctttctaatgctaaaaaaaaacgaactatagtactattatttattctgtgctagcaCCCAATAAtcatagaaagttattgaagaTCATACCTATTGGCCGTCGTTGTGGGTTCCTTAGCCTCCAGTTCTGcaaataaaaactatatttaaaaaaaaagcaacaCAAGATGAAGATTTTTTGGCACACAAGTTACAAGAACACGTACAGATGTagttcataattattttccatcgtattttcacggaaacgtacgaacgtgtcttgctatttcagtcagcctCGGTACCAAGGCCTAACTATagacaaaaagaatagatagtatagaggggtcctgtcattgtcaatttagtagtcacggtacatttactgccatctatcgacacacgattaaaacttaaaataaaattgaaaatgtataaaataatcaaaatatgtttacggataaatgattcttaatttttattgttccatactgacccatgttctttcactgatatgtgttaaaattgttaaataccaaacggtgccgttaacgccatctagccgagaataggccaaaggtaatggcgccatctattcgagaatgacttttccttggccgtccgaggcacgtttttttcttagactttatttatcttatacggagttatatatatctctgctaTAGATAAACACCTAAATTGGAAAATACACATAGATGTAATATGTAATAGACTAAGGTCTATACtgtgtaaaattattacttattagtttaaataagtttatggcaaaaaaaacatttttgatacaagcttttatcgctgactgtacttttcttacgacagacaactaatactcattgagacaattctaaagaccccaaacacaattaggttgcgttgtttcatcacagagttcctatggccacctccggtctccatcatcagatcagctcgattgtaccataatattgcattgtcatccgatttatacatgcatgcaaaatttcagctcaatcggaaaccgggaatggatcaaatttaacttgcaagatttgattacagactgacagacaacgggacaggtgaaagtaaataaaagcttgtaaaaatattgttaataataaaatattacgaaTGTTATACCATGCACTGGCTGACGCTGCAATTGGATACGGCTTGATAGCTTATGGACGCACCTTTAAAACTTATTTGGACAAAATATTAGACTTACAACTGcggttattaaaaaatatatctagataaaaactaaagctaactgtatagttcgttttttttagcattagaaagaacttgaaagaaggtaagcgatcttgacatgtcttttaattgaaaaacgctttttaaaaatcaataactatcaCTTATGAAAGCTGAAGAACATAAATGATCATATTAGATTTATAATtgctacatatttgccgtaacttatttttaaaacgtgtttttcaattaaaagacacatcaagattgtttaccttatttgtaatgctaaaaaaaacgaactatagtaacgATTATACGGTCTTATTTAAGAAATTAAACATCCTGCCAGTGCATGATAAAGTTAAATACTTAATAGCAACCGATCAATTTAATAATCCCGAATTTAACACTCCGCGAGACGCCCTCTAGGCTAGGAGGTCGCCAATTATATGCCTCTATACTCTCTCTATAATTCTCTTTGCTAGAACGTACCATCCCTGGCTTTCACCAGCTCCTGGCGTTTTTTCTTCGCGTCCGCGGATTCCGCCATTTTGTCGACCAGCGAGTCAAGCACTATACTCCGGCACTCCGAAGTTATGGccgctctgaaaaaaaaaggcGAATTGTGAATCGGAATCATGAAACCAACATTGCACATTACACATTAttaatacacacacacaaatacacatACACATTATTAATACACAAATTATacgcctaaaccttcctcaaaaatcactcaATTGATACgtggaaaccgcatgaaaatccattcagaagttttagagtttttcgcaaacatacataattacatacacacaaacggactttgttttataaggtgtagtgatgtccTACAATatcaagcgctggtggcctagcggtaagagcgtgcgactttcaatccggaggtcgcgggttcaaaccccggctcgtaccaatgagtttttcggaacttatgtacgaaatatcattatttgtcagtcgcttttcggtgaagaaaaacatcgtgaggaaaccggactaatcccaataaggcctagtttcccctctgggttggaaggtcagatggcagtcgctatcgtaaaaactagtgcctacgtcaaatcatgggattagttgtcaagcggaccccaggctcccatgagccgtggcaaaatgccgggataacgctgggaaaaccgttgtcgtctaaacaatTTTCATTATTACCTGCAGATGGGGCACTCCTTCTTGTTGGCGGTCCACTTGCGGATACAGTACCGGCAGAAGTTATGCGAGCAGCCGAGTGTGGTGGCGCGGACGAACAGCTCCGAGCATATGCTGCACTGCTCGCACTCCACGTGTAGCTCACAGTTAGAGTGAGACAGATGTATGTACCTGCAGATGGGGCACTCCTTCTTATTGGCGGTCCACTTGCGGATACAGTACCGGCAGAAGCTATGCGAGCAGCCTAGTGTGGTGGCGCGGACGAACAGCTCCGAGCATATGCTGCACTGCTCGCACCCCGCGTGTAGCTCACAGTTAGAGTGAGACAGATGTATGTACCTGCAGATGGGGCACTCCTTCTTATTGGCGGTCCACTTGCGGATACAGTACCGGCAGAAGCTATGCGAGCAGCCTAGTGTGGTGGCGCGGACGAACAGCTCCGAGCATATGCTGCACTGCAGCTCCGACTCCATGTCTAACTTCGAGTCGGAACTGGTGCTTGGTGAGACCTTGACAGacataaacataaattaaaaaaccgggcaagtgcgagtcggactcgcccaacgagggttccgtatttattagtattagggtttttaaactatatcgtgttacatatcaaataaaacaggtcattttgagaatctaaatcatattttttttgtaattttaaaattaatagtttttaaattatttaagaaaattgccaaaaaaataCCATCCCCCCGGcactttatctccgaaactactgggtccaaaattttgaaaaaaatatacaaaatagttctttacctatacgCTTAGaggatatatttatttatttatttagaaatttaattcaggcaacaaggcccatattacaaataccttacagactaacatacatatgtattttataaacttaaaactaaacactatctagtcgacaaaacggcctggctccgttgcatcggctgctcttgtgtcggattcggcagtttgccccggaacctccgaaacacgacacctttcggccagaagtcgacgCACTCGATGGTTCCCTGCAGCGGACCAACCACCAACggatggcgtctccgttggtggTTGGTCTATAATTttaggtacaaaatagtctgccgttttttgcgggggtggggtacatcaaatgtatacgtaacgtaaacatagccatgtcagataaacgtcagtccatacatgtggttgacatgtcgttgaccattggccgcctattttcgacagaggggaacgcctgttaatgaccactccgttggttatattctctaaataggaaaacctattagaaatatgcagtcaagcgtgggTCGGACCAATTACTTAGTTCTTGATcagacccctacgggttttttaaaggcaaaaaatacattgttaaaattgggtaatgtacggaacccttggaacgcgggtccgactcgcacttggccggtttttgttgTAGCGGCAATAGATATACATaatacttgtatttatttaaagaataaagaataataataattttcaaccgacgaaaaaaaaccggaggaggttctcaagtcgacgcgtatatttgtgacgtgtcttgggtgagacttcaactcacggcctctggatcgatactccagcgctctgccatctgagccaccaagacctcatccatagccagcaaatctttccgccatattataggtcaaggggaccttagcgacatctaccgcaagagtgttacacttcttaaacggctaccggagttccaagttatattggaaattcaccagttacgatgtgctacccatactaatttttaatttttaacaagcagaaacgcctgcgaacgatgctattaagcttagaataaatttaaaagtggaaaaattactgtcttgggtgagacttgaactcacggcctctggatcgatactccagcgctctgccatctgagccaccaagacctcatccatagccagcaaatctttccaccatattataggtcagatggcagagcgctggagtatcgatccacagggccgtgagttcaagtctcacccaagacagtaatttttccacttttaaatttattctaagcttaatagcatcgttcgcagacgtttctgcttgttaaaaattaaaaataataataattctccctcaattgctcaagggttaactggaagagatccctgaaagggataagttcgcctttgtactaatgatgtgtgttctttcatgttttatgtttctttttgtacaataaagtaaaatgatgcaaAGTCAAATGTCTCAAATTTACAGAACAACATAAATTGCACATTAAGGAAAGTTATAGAATGGCTAGGAAAACTAAACCTAAATGTaaatttaactaaaacaaatGTTATGCAGTTCAGAAGTTACAATACAATCCCGATGACATTAAATATTAGCGAAGCGGGGGTAACCATTGAAACTGTGGACAGCATTAGATTTTTAGGAGTAAACATTGACCCACATCTAAACTGGAAATCCCATATAggaaaaatcaataaaagcatATCTAATCAATGCTACCCTTTATCTATACTATCTGAAACATGCTCGGAAGAAATCACTAGAAATGCATATTATGGGAATATCTATCCGTTGCTTACCTATGGAATTATCTACTGGGGAAATTCTACAGATGTCCAGTCTACTTTTATCCTACAAAAGAGGTGTCTACGAACCATTTACcgtattaatattaaagaagAAAGAATTTCTTACGCTAACTGGAATTTATATTTTAGAATTATGTAGTTTTGTAAAGAATAAcgttaaatattttgttaagaAATCGGAAACTAAAAGTAACTTGCGTAACCAATATAAGCATGATTTAGTTCGTCCTAGAGTAAAAACCTCCATTTTTAAAAACAGTACATATATAAATGCAatagatatatttaataatatcccCGATGAACTTAAATGTCTAGAGGGCAATCAGTTTagatataaattaaaacattggCTAATACAGAGAGCATTTTACAACATTAAAGAATATTTTGAATATGATAGAGATATGTAATATTGTATAACACCTAGCTTTTAAGTCACGAAAACTAACTATTAGTTCTAGGTAGTACCTAACTAATTAGTTTAAGACAtaatttgcatgtaaatatagGTATTAAGTAGATGTAAGTAAACATTGCACGCCCATGTCGGGTAACTGTTGGGACAATGTTCTTGTATAAATGTCATCTTCTGTACACAGTTTGTCAATAAAgtgtttctattctattctatagtattttactactacatCATCTgcgatggctcctctacacgattggccaacgccggccactccaagggacgcatttatgcgttagagggagcaagtgatattgctatctcccTCCCTCCCGTCCCTTATtagagtggccggcgttggcccattgtgtatagttcgttttttagcattagaaagaacttgcaagaaggtaagcgatcttgacatgtcttttaattgaaaaacgctttttaaaaatcaaaaccaAAACTGAAACTTACAAAACAAAAACTTATGAAAGCAGATGAATATAAacgatcgtattagattcataattgttacatatttgccgtaacttatttttaaaatgtgtttttcatttaaaagacacatcaagaatgtttaccttatttctaacgctaaaaaaacgaactatagaggaGCCATGAAAATTTCAATATACTCAGTATACTCAGGTACCTTTTTAAGCTCCTCCTTCTTCTGATTGAGTAGCTGCTCAGCTCTTCTCCTCTCTTTCTCGTGTAGCTCCCTCTCTTTCGCCAGCTTTTTGTTCAGCTTGTCCAGCTCGTCTTGCAATTGTTTCTCTCTGCGTAGCTTTTGTTTCTCTAGTTCTTTTAGCTTCTGCaagattaataatttaaaattagggtttgcaatctggatccgaaatgtatgaaattatacggatccggatccgcggatcttcccatacatttcggatccgtcgtgcaaaacCCTATTTAAGATTCAAGGGCagtcttaggcccacttgcaccgtcTAACCTGGGGtttaccggttaaacctggatgtaccatggttaccagtacaatttgacactgggttaacggtttaaccgcttaaccccgggctaTTGGGATGGTGCTAGTGAGCCTTAGTCTCATTAAAATACCACGCTTGATTacaaggggggagggggggtcttAGGTAAcagaagtttgacagcgattcagggacgaatcatgctgtcccttcctaatgtatggcactatccctttcagctatttaggattgtcaaaattcaagtcattatcttatctgtggtcggaAAAAATTGTACGTAATTGGTCCCAATGACAGTTTTCAACACACCATATTTGTATAGAAGTTAAAACACTATAAAGAACTCTTGAAGCGCAACTGTTCGAAATTTGCCAGCCTAAaacctatgtatataagtatatacgtatttcggagatctcggaaacggctctaacgatttcgatgaaatttgctatatgagggttttcgggagcgataaatcgatctagct belongs to Cydia splendana chromosome 26, ilCydSple1.2, whole genome shotgun sequence and includes:
- the LOC134803460 gene encoding E3 ubiquitin-protein ligase RNF8-like, which translates into the protein MDAQFPVLCAFTPLKPGSEKFQRIPITTNVFKLGRGQHNTVVIPYKSLSKDHCLFKKVEGNWLLENCSYSSLKVNDNRLRKGETHKLCDQDIIKLESSNELVYKFTSNTNTKSPKRKRRKLDENVQNDNNVKKTESTRSMRSDINKNLNDTQIKMKEQILSEQSKREKEIYDDYAVRIEKLKGSKKNVKNQKALLKMRRNAQLEINKVKMEERIASAMAQTESNANKRSKDKPDKQNGQGDQRTNDQSEARREQDRARMKEKRELKKLRRETRRLKLDKEKKLKELEKQKLRREKQLQDELDKLNKKLAKERELHEKERRRAEQLLNQKKEELKKVSPSTSSDSKLDMESELQCSICSELFVRATTLGCSHSFCRYCIRKWTANKKECPICRAAITSECRSIVLDSLVDKMAESADAKKKRQELVKARDELEAKEPTTTANSESHNYLFDPSFIRDFLQAENSNSESSYHGRESSLEPDSDMLVPMDTDSEPSGFDDSDVFSGRDENGESEYDVPENYGENEENYERYSGESDRENEEIYDEAPENEEEEEQEGTSENGGHDDENYDEGENSPTDNEDHDENDPEYNGVEESASENYDEGEPENYDEGENSGPENYDEGENSSPENYDEGEISAPENYDEGEVSAPENYDEGDNTEPENYDGENSGPENYDEGDNSAPENYDDGGYSAPEYDGDSYAEDGGDDDDDYY